A genome region from Thalassotalea euphylliae includes the following:
- the recA gene encoding recombinase RecA, with the protein MDDNKEKALSAALGQIERQFGKGSIMRLGENRSMDVETISTGSLGLDIALGAGGLPMGRVVEIYGPESSGKTTLTLEVIAEAQRNGKVCAFVDAEHALDPIYAEKLGVNINDLLVSQPDTGEQALEICDMLTRSGAVDVIVVDSVAALTPKAEIEGDMGDSHVGLQARMLSQAMRKLTGNLKQSNTMMIFINQIRMKIGVMFGNPETTTGGNALKFYASVRLDIRRIGAVKAGDEIVGNETRVKVVKNKIAPPFKQVEFQIMYGEGINNLGEILDLGVQNKMVEKAGAWYSYNGDRIGQGKANATKYLKEHPEVAQELDGRLREMFLSKPSEAEAETEAETE; encoded by the coding sequence ATGGACGACAACAAAGAAAAAGCACTCTCGGCCGCGCTTGGTCAAATTGAACGTCAGTTCGGTAAAGGTTCAATTATGCGCCTTGGTGAAAACCGCAGTATGGATGTAGAAACCATCTCTACCGGTTCACTAGGCTTAGATATTGCCTTAGGTGCAGGCGGCTTGCCAATGGGCCGTGTTGTTGAAATTTATGGTCCAGAATCGAGTGGTAAAACAACGTTAACGTTAGAAGTTATTGCAGAAGCACAGCGCAACGGTAAAGTTTGTGCGTTCGTTGATGCTGAGCATGCGCTTGACCCAATTTATGCGGAAAAGCTAGGTGTTAATATCAACGATTTACTTGTTTCTCAACCGGATACTGGTGAGCAAGCATTAGAGATTTGTGACATGCTAACTCGCTCTGGTGCGGTTGACGTGATTGTTGTTGACTCGGTTGCAGCACTAACACCAAAAGCAGAAATTGAAGGTGACATGGGTGACTCGCACGTTGGTTTGCAAGCGCGTATGTTATCGCAAGCGATGCGAAAACTAACGGGTAACTTGAAGCAGTCAAACACTATGATGATTTTCATCAACCAAATTCGTATGAAAATTGGTGTGATGTTTGGTAACCCAGAAACCACAACTGGTGGTAATGCCCTTAAATTCTATGCTTCAGTTCGTTTAGATATTCGCCGTATTGGTGCAGTAAAAGCGGGTGATGAAATTGTCGGTAACGAAACTCGTGTTAAAGTTGTTAAGAACAAGATTGCACCACCATTCAAGCAAGTAGAATTCCAAATTATGTACGGCGAAGGGATCAACAACCTAGGTGAGATCTTAGATCTTGGCGTACAGAACAAGATGGTAGAAAAAGCTGGTGCTTGGTATAGCTACAATGGCGACCGTATTGGTCAAGGTAAAGCGAACGCAACCAAGTACTTAAAAGAACACCCTGAAGTAGCGCAAGAGCTTGATGGCCGTTTACGTGAGATGTTCCTATCTAAGCCAAGTGAAGCCGAAGCGGAAACTGAAGCAGAGACAGAATAG